One window from the genome of Nomascus leucogenys isolate Asia chromosome 12, Asia_NLE_v1, whole genome shotgun sequence encodes:
- the OLFML3 gene encoding olfactomedin-like protein 3, protein MGPSTPLLILFLLSWSGPLQGQQHHLVEYMERRLAALEERLAQCQDQSSRHAAELRDFKNKMLPLLEVAEKEREALRTEADTISGRVDRLEREVDYLETQNPALPCVEFDEKVTGGPGTKGKGRRNEKYDMVTDCGYTISQVRSMKILKRFGGPAGLWTKDPLGQTEKIYVLDGTQNDTAFVFPRLRDFTLAMAARKASRVRVPFPWVGTGQLVYGGFLYFARRPPGRPGGGGEMENTLQLIKFHLANRTVVDSSVFPAEGLIPPYGLTTDTYIDLAADEEGLWAVYATQEDDRHLCLAKLDPQTLDTEQQWDTPCPRENAEAAFVICGTLYVVYNTRPASRARIQCSFDASGTLTPERAALPYFPRRYGAHASLRYNPRERQLYAWDDGYQIVYKLEMRKKEEEV, encoded by the exons ATGGGGCCCAGCACCCCTCTCCTCATCTTGTTCCTTTTGTCGTGGTCGGGACCCCTTCAGGGACAGCAGCACCACCTTGTGGAGTACATGGAACGCCGACTAGCTGCTTTAGAG GAACGGTTGGCCCAGTGCCAGGACCAGAGCAGTCGGCATGCTGCTGAGCTACGGGACTTCAAGAACAAGATGCTGCCACTGCTGGAGGTGGCAGAGAAGGAGCGGGAGGCGCTCAGAACTGAGGCCGACACCATCTCCGGGAGAGTGGATCGTCTGGAGCGGGAGGTGGACTATCTGGAGACCCAGAACCCAGCTCTGCCCTGTGTAGAGTTTGATGAGAAGGTGACTGGAGGCCCTGGGACCAAAGGcaagggaagaaggaatgagaagTACGATATGGTGACAG ACTGTGGCTACACGATCTCTCAAGTGAGATCAATGAAGATTCTGAAGCGATTTGGTGGCCCAGCTGGTCTATGGACCAAGGATCCACTGGGGCAAACAGAGAAGATCTACGTGTTAGATGGGACACAGAATGACACAGCCTTTGTCTTCCCAAGGCTGCGTGACTTCACCCTTGCCATGGCTGCCCGGAAAGCTTCCCGAGTCCGAGTGCCCTTCCCTTGGGTAGGCACAGGGCAGCTGGTATATGGTGGCTTTCTTTATTTTGCCCGGAGGCCTCCTGGAAGACCTGGCGGGGGTGGTGAGATGGAGAACACTTTGCAGCTCATCAAATTCCATCTGGCAAACCGAACAGTGGTGGACAGCTCAGTATTCCCAGCAGAGGGGTTGATCCCCCCCTACGGCTTGACAACAGACACCTACATCGACCTGGCAGCTGATGAGGAAGGTCTTTGGGCTGTCTATGCCACCCAGGAGGATGACAGGCACTTGTGTCTGGCCAAGTTAGATCCACAGACACTGGACACAGAGCAGCAGTGGGACACACCATGTCCCAGAGAGAATGCTGAGGCTGCCTTTGTCATCTGTGGGACCCTCTATGTCGTCTATAACACCCGTCCTGCCAGTCGGGCTCGCATCCAGTGCTCCTTTGATGCCAGCGGCACCCTGACCCCTGAACGGGCAGCACTCCCTTATTTTCCCCGCAGATATGGTGCCCATGCCAGCCTCCGCTATAACCCCCGAGAACGCCAGCTCTATGCCTGGGATGATGGCTACCAGATTGTCTATAAGCTGGagatgaggaagaaagaggaggaggttTGA